The following are encoded together in the Chiroxiphia lanceolata isolate bChiLan1 chromosome 8, bChiLan1.pri, whole genome shotgun sequence genome:
- the SLC29A3 gene encoding equilibrative nucleoside transporter 3 isoform X2, which yields MHPAAGSVPPDQEPLIEEPLGNRYSRPKPSDHFHGAYVIFFLLGIGSLLPWNFFITAKQYWMYKLQNCSDKAGPAGQAASDLRDYFESYISIASTVPSVLCLIGNFLLVNKVPASVRILSSLFVMLAMFLVITVLVKVDTSAWTTPFFALTVGCVAVVSSASTVFSSSIFGLSSCFPMRNLQALISGQAMGGTISAVASVIDLAAAADVTDSALAYFLTADIFIVVCIMVYLLLPRLEYSRYYLSSQKESPSLATVPPDSSAEDKAEPGGTTNSSFLTKSTGIPPLRPILQKTALLGFCLFYVFFISIIIFPSISSNIESMSKASGSLWSTKYFVPLTSFLLYNFADWCGRQITAWIQVPGPKSKLLPALVLLRTIFLPLFILSNYQPRAHIRKVLFNQDVYPVVFTALLGLSNGYLGTLVMVYGPKIVPRELAEAAGVVMTFYLMLGLAVGSACAVFVVHLV from the exons ATGCACCCGGCAGCCGGCAGCGTCCCCCCAGACCAGGAGCCTCTGATCGAGGAGCCCCTGGGGAACAGGTACAGCCGGCCCAAGCCAAGCGACCACTTCCATGGGGCCTACGTTATCTTCTTCCTCCTGGGCATCgggtccctcctgccctggaattTTTTCATCACGGCAAAGCAGTACTGGATGTACAAGCTGCAGAACTGCTCGGACAAAGCCGGCCCAGCGGGGCAGGCGGCGTCGGACCTGCGG GACTATTTTGAGAGCTACATCTCCATTGCTTCCACTGTGCCCTCGGTGCTGTGCCTGATTGGAAACTTCTTGCTTGTCAACAA GGTGCCTGCCAGCGTGCGGATCCTGTCCTCCCTCTTTGTCATGCTGGCCATGTTCCTGGTGATCACGGTGCTGGTGAAGGTGGACACCTCAGCCTGGACCACCCCCTTCTTCGCCCTCACCGTGGGCTGCGTGGCTGTGGTCAGCAGCGCCTCCACCGTCTTCTCCAGCAGCATCTTCgggctcagcagctgcttccctaTGAGGAACTTGCAGGCCCTGATCTCAG GCCAGGCCATGGGCGGCACCATCAGCGCCGTGGCCTCTGTGATAgacctggcagcagcagccgaTGTCACCGACAGTGCCCTGGCCTATTTCCTCACTGCTGACATCTTCATCGTGGTCTGCATCATGGTGTACCTGCTGCTGCCCCGGCTTGAGTACTCCAG gTATTACCTGAGCAGCCAGAAGGAGAGCCCATCTCTGGCCACTGTGCCACCCGACAGCTCCGCGGAGGACAAGGCAGAGCCGGGAGGCACCACAAATTCCTCCTTCCTCACAAAAAGCACTGGCATCCCCCCACTCCGCCCCATCCTGCAGAAGACCGCCCTCCTTGGCTTCTGCCTCTTCTATGTCTTCTTCATCTCCATCATCATCTTCCCTTCCATCTCCTCCAACATTGAGTCAATGAGCAAGGCCTCGGGAAGCCTGTGGAGCACCAAGTACTTTGTGCCACTCACCAGTTTCCTCCTGTACAACTTTGCCGACTGGTGTGGGAGGCAGATCACGGCCTGGATCCAGGTGCCTGGCCCCAAGAGCAAGTTGCTGCCCGCCCTCGTCCTCCTCAGAACcatcttcctccctctcttcatCCTCAGCAACTACCAGCCCCGCGCTCACATCCGTAAAGTGCTGTTCAACCAAGACGTCTACCCGGTGGTCTTCACggcactgctggggctgagcaaCGGCTACCTGGGGACACTGGTCATGGTCTACGGCCCCAAAATTGTGCCCAGAGAGCTGGCTGAGGCAGCAGGGGTGGTGATGACATTCTACCTCATgctggggctggctgtggggtCTGCCTGCGCCGTTTTCGTGGTCCACCTTGTGTAG
- the SLC29A3 gene encoding equilibrative nucleoside transporter 3 isoform X1, whose product MGRGCAGPERAVESCETPRASTMHPAAGSVPPDQEPLIEEPLGNRYSRPKPSDHFHGAYVIFFLLGIGSLLPWNFFITAKQYWMYKLQNCSDKAGPAGQAASDLRDYFESYISIASTVPSVLCLIGNFLLVNKVPASVRILSSLFVMLAMFLVITVLVKVDTSAWTTPFFALTVGCVAVVSSASTVFSSSIFGLSSCFPMRNLQALISGQAMGGTISAVASVIDLAAAADVTDSALAYFLTADIFIVVCIMVYLLLPRLEYSRYYLSSQKESPSLATVPPDSSAEDKAEPGGTTNSSFLTKSTGIPPLRPILQKTALLGFCLFYVFFISIIIFPSISSNIESMSKASGSLWSTKYFVPLTSFLLYNFADWCGRQITAWIQVPGPKSKLLPALVLLRTIFLPLFILSNYQPRAHIRKVLFNQDVYPVVFTALLGLSNGYLGTLVMVYGPKIVPRELAEAAGVVMTFYLMLGLAVGSACAVFVVHLV is encoded by the exons ATGgggcggggctgtgcggggccGGAGCGGGCGGTGGAGTCGTGCGAGACCCCT CGTGCCAGCACAATGCACCCGGCAGCCGGCAGCGTCCCCCCAGACCAGGAGCCTCTGATCGAGGAGCCCCTGGGGAACAGGTACAGCCGGCCCAAGCCAAGCGACCACTTCCATGGGGCCTACGTTATCTTCTTCCTCCTGGGCATCgggtccctcctgccctggaattTTTTCATCACGGCAAAGCAGTACTGGATGTACAAGCTGCAGAACTGCTCGGACAAAGCCGGCCCAGCGGGGCAGGCGGCGTCGGACCTGCGG GACTATTTTGAGAGCTACATCTCCATTGCTTCCACTGTGCCCTCGGTGCTGTGCCTGATTGGAAACTTCTTGCTTGTCAACAA GGTGCCTGCCAGCGTGCGGATCCTGTCCTCCCTCTTTGTCATGCTGGCCATGTTCCTGGTGATCACGGTGCTGGTGAAGGTGGACACCTCAGCCTGGACCACCCCCTTCTTCGCCCTCACCGTGGGCTGCGTGGCTGTGGTCAGCAGCGCCTCCACCGTCTTCTCCAGCAGCATCTTCgggctcagcagctgcttccctaTGAGGAACTTGCAGGCCCTGATCTCAG GCCAGGCCATGGGCGGCACCATCAGCGCCGTGGCCTCTGTGATAgacctggcagcagcagccgaTGTCACCGACAGTGCCCTGGCCTATTTCCTCACTGCTGACATCTTCATCGTGGTCTGCATCATGGTGTACCTGCTGCTGCCCCGGCTTGAGTACTCCAG gTATTACCTGAGCAGCCAGAAGGAGAGCCCATCTCTGGCCACTGTGCCACCCGACAGCTCCGCGGAGGACAAGGCAGAGCCGGGAGGCACCACAAATTCCTCCTTCCTCACAAAAAGCACTGGCATCCCCCCACTCCGCCCCATCCTGCAGAAGACCGCCCTCCTTGGCTTCTGCCTCTTCTATGTCTTCTTCATCTCCATCATCATCTTCCCTTCCATCTCCTCCAACATTGAGTCAATGAGCAAGGCCTCGGGAAGCCTGTGGAGCACCAAGTACTTTGTGCCACTCACCAGTTTCCTCCTGTACAACTTTGCCGACTGGTGTGGGAGGCAGATCACGGCCTGGATCCAGGTGCCTGGCCCCAAGAGCAAGTTGCTGCCCGCCCTCGTCCTCCTCAGAACcatcttcctccctctcttcatCCTCAGCAACTACCAGCCCCGCGCTCACATCCGTAAAGTGCTGTTCAACCAAGACGTCTACCCGGTGGTCTTCACggcactgctggggctgagcaaCGGCTACCTGGGGACACTGGTCATGGTCTACGGCCCCAAAATTGTGCCCAGAGAGCTGGCTGAGGCAGCAGGGGTGGTGATGACATTCTACCTCATgctggggctggctgtggggtCTGCCTGCGCCGTTTTCGTGGTCCACCTTGTGTAG